A section of the Pseudorasbora parva isolate DD20220531a chromosome 2, ASM2467924v1, whole genome shotgun sequence genome encodes:
- the si:dkey-16l2.16 gene encoding ras-related protein Rab-35 — MAGKDYHHLFKLLIIGDSNVGKSSLLLRFADNSFSGSYITTIGVDFKIRTVDIDGERVKLQIWDTAGQERFRTITSTYYRNTHGVIIVYDVTNPESFVNVKRWLNEISQNCDNVCKILVGNKNDDPSKRLVETQDAQRFGESVGVRLFETSAKENINVEEMFMAFTHMVLRAKKQSQSRAEREREREKDTVHINSHRDRERRKKGKKCC, encoded by the exons AGCTGCTCATCATTGGTGACTCCA ATGTTGGGAAAAGCAGTTTGCTCCTACGATTCGCAGACAACTCATTCTCTG GAAGTTACATAACCACTATTGGAGTTGACTTCAAGATCCGCACAGTAGATATTGATGGAGAAAGAGTAAAACTCCAGATCTGGGACACTGCAGGGCAAGAAAGGTTCAGAACCATCACCTCGAC GTATTACAGAAACACCCATGGTGTCATCATTGTGTACGATGTCACAAACCCTGAATCATTTGTCAACGTGAAAAGATGGTTAAATGAAATCTCTCAGAACTGTGACAATGTCTGCAAAATTTTAG TGGGAAACAAGAATGACGATCCTTCTAAAAGGCTTGTGGAAACCCAAGATGCTCAGCGCTTTGGAGAGTCAGTTGGTGTGCGGTTGTTTGAGACGAGCGCAAAAGAGAATATCAACGTAGAAGAG ATGTTCATGGCTTTCACCCACATGGTCCTTCGAGCCAAGAAACAGAGCCAGAGTCGagcagaaagagagagggagagagaaaaggACACTGTCCATATTAATTCCCACCGAGATAGAGAGAGGAGGAAGAAAGGAAAGAAATGCTGTTAG